The following proteins are encoded in a genomic region of Cellulomonas sp. ES6:
- a CDS encoding replication-associated recombination protein A: MDLFDAVTSTAQGTPAPSAGAPLAVRMRPSSLAEVAGQEHLLVPGSPLRRLVEGGAGDASRRAAPSSVVLWGPPGTGKTTLAYLVATTSGRRFVELSAVTAGVKDVRQVVDDARRRLAADGSETVLFIDEVHRFTKAQQDALLPSVENRWVTLVAATTENPSFSVNSPLLSRSLLLTLKPLGTEDVRALVRRAVVDERGLGGAVRLEEEAEEHLLRLAGGDARKALTVLEAAAGAALADRDARAADPDADHDGEDADAPAVVDLATVERAIDVAAVRYDRDGDQHYDVISAFIKSVRGSDVDAALHYLARMIAAGEDPRFIARRVVISAAEDVGMADPSALQTAVAAAQAVALIGMPEARIILAEAVVHLATAPKSNAAYTGIDAALADVRAGRVGSVPPHLRDAHYAGAQALGHGKGYLYAHDHPHGIAAQQYLPDDLVGTRYYAPTDNGYERQVGERLGRIRAVLDQAPAPEGHG; encoded by the coding sequence ATGGACCTGTTCGACGCGGTGACCTCCACCGCGCAGGGCACCCCCGCGCCGTCCGCGGGGGCGCCGCTCGCCGTGCGGATGCGGCCGAGCAGCCTGGCGGAGGTCGCCGGGCAGGAGCACCTGCTGGTGCCGGGGTCGCCCCTGCGGCGCCTCGTCGAGGGCGGTGCGGGCGACGCGTCGCGGCGGGCGGCGCCGTCGTCGGTCGTGCTCTGGGGGCCGCCGGGGACGGGCAAGACGACGCTCGCGTACCTGGTGGCCACGACGTCGGGCCGGCGGTTCGTCGAGCTGTCGGCCGTCACGGCGGGCGTCAAGGACGTTCGGCAGGTGGTCGACGACGCGCGCCGCCGCCTGGCCGCGGACGGCTCCGAGACGGTGCTGTTCATCGACGAGGTGCACCGCTTCACGAAGGCGCAGCAGGACGCGCTGCTGCCGAGCGTCGAGAACCGCTGGGTGACGCTCGTCGCGGCGACGACCGAGAACCCCAGCTTCTCCGTGAACTCGCCGTTGCTGTCGCGCTCCCTGCTGCTCACGCTGAAGCCGCTCGGCACCGAGGACGTGCGGGCGCTGGTGCGCCGGGCGGTCGTCGACGAGCGCGGGCTCGGCGGCGCCGTGCGGCTCGAGGAGGAGGCCGAGGAGCACCTGCTGCGGCTCGCGGGCGGCGACGCGCGCAAGGCCCTGACCGTCCTCGAGGCCGCCGCGGGTGCGGCGCTGGCCGACCGGGACGCGCGCGCGGCCGACCCGGACGCCGACCACGACGGCGAGGACGCGGACGCGCCGGCGGTCGTCGACCTGGCCACGGTCGAGCGCGCGATCGACGTCGCCGCCGTGCGCTACGACCGGGACGGCGACCAGCACTACGACGTCATCAGCGCGTTCATCAAGTCGGTGCGCGGCTCCGACGTCGACGCGGCCCTGCACTACCTCGCGCGGATGATCGCCGCGGGGGAGGACCCGCGGTTCATCGCGCGGCGGGTCGTCATCTCCGCCGCCGAGGACGTCGGCATGGCCGACCCGAGCGCCCTGCAGACCGCCGTCGCCGCCGCGCAGGCCGTGGCGCTGATCGGCATGCCCGAGGCGCGGATCATCCTCGCCGAGGCGGTCGTGCACCTGGCGACCGCACCGAAGTCGAACGCGGCCTACACCGGCATCGACGCGGCCCTGGCGGACGTGCGGGCCGGACGGGTCGGCTCCGTGCCCCCGCACCTGCGCGACGCGCACTACGCCGGAGCCCAGGCGCTCGGCCACGGGAAGGGCTACCTGTACGCCCACGACCACCCGCACGGCATCGCGGCGCAGCAGTACCTGCCGGACGACCTGGTCGGCACGCGCTACTACGCGCCGACGGACAACGGCTACGAGCGGCAGGTGGGCGAGCGGCTCGGGCGGATCCGGGCGGTGCTCGACCAGGCGCCCGCGCCGGAGGGCCACGGCTGA
- the alaS gene encoding alanine--tRNA ligase, whose product MRTAEIRQRWLDFFEARGHAVVPSAPLISPDPSTLFVIAGMVPFIPYMLGEQTAPWPRATSVQKCVRTLDIEEVGKTTRHGTFFQMNGNFSFGDYFKEGAITFAWELITTPQDQGGYGFDPETIWVTVYETDDEAAELWKKIAGLPDERIQRRGMKDNYWSTGARGPAGPCSEIYVDRGPAYGREGGPVADEDRYIEIWNLVFMQYERGDGGGKENFPILGELKQKNIDTGMGLERVAFLLQGVDNMYEIDEVFPVIEAAQQLSGRRYGADHEDDVRMRVVADHVRSGLMLMGDGVVPSNEGRGYVLRRLLRRAVRAMRLLGVDTPALPTLLPVSRDAMSPSYPELARDFDRIARVAYAEEEAFLRTLVSGTSILDQAVSEARTAGASGTAPLLSGEKAFQLHDTYGFPIDLTLEMAAEQGVSVDEKAFRTLMQAQRDRARADALAKRAGRTDTAAYQDLHATLSGSGGKPVEFVGYDRTTSRSRVVGLLVDGVPAPAATAPADVEVVLDVTPFYAEMGGQLADHGTIVLDGGATIEVDDVQAPVKGLPVHRGRLVEGTVTLDEPGVAAIDTERRIAISRAHTATHMVHKAIQEALGPSATQAGSENAPSRVRFDFRSGQAVPQGVLSEVEGRVNTRLQEDLEVTDAVMPIAEARALGAMALFGEKYGDQVRVVSIGGDWSRELCGGTHVRRSGELGLVTLLGESSIGSGVRRVDALVGDGAYGFHAKERALVGQLSGLLGARPDELADRVSSLLTRLKESEKQLASARAAQVLAAAGGLAASAEEEAGVRVVTHDAGEATADDLRTLVLDVRNRLGESSPAVVAVGGVAKGRPVVVVATNAGAREKGVRAGALVRTASGLLGGGGGGKDDLAQGGGADAARLPEALAGVRDAIRAGA is encoded by the coding sequence ATGCGCACCGCCGAGATCCGCCAGCGTTGGCTCGACTTCTTCGAGGCCCGCGGTCACGCCGTGGTGCCCTCGGCCCCGCTGATCTCGCCCGACCCGTCGACGCTGTTCGTGATCGCGGGCATGGTGCCGTTCATCCCCTACATGCTCGGCGAGCAGACGGCCCCGTGGCCGCGTGCGACCAGCGTGCAGAAGTGCGTGCGGACCCTCGACATCGAGGAGGTCGGCAAGACCACCCGCCACGGCACGTTCTTCCAGATGAACGGCAACTTCTCCTTCGGCGACTACTTCAAGGAGGGGGCGATCACCTTCGCGTGGGAGCTGATCACCACCCCCCAGGACCAGGGCGGCTACGGCTTCGACCCCGAGACGATCTGGGTCACGGTCTACGAGACCGACGACGAGGCGGCGGAGCTCTGGAAGAAGATCGCCGGCCTGCCGGACGAGCGCATCCAGCGTCGCGGCATGAAGGACAACTACTGGTCGACCGGCGCGCGCGGCCCGGCGGGCCCGTGCTCGGAGATCTACGTCGACCGCGGCCCGGCGTACGGGCGCGAGGGCGGGCCGGTCGCGGACGAGGACCGGTACATCGAGATCTGGAACCTCGTCTTCATGCAGTACGAGCGGGGCGACGGGGGCGGCAAGGAGAACTTCCCGATCCTCGGCGAGCTCAAGCAGAAGAACATCGACACCGGCATGGGCCTGGAGCGCGTCGCGTTCCTGCTGCAGGGCGTCGACAACATGTACGAGATCGACGAGGTCTTCCCGGTCATCGAGGCCGCGCAGCAGCTGTCCGGCCGCCGCTACGGCGCCGACCACGAGGACGACGTGCGGATGCGCGTCGTCGCGGACCACGTGCGCTCGGGCCTCATGCTCATGGGCGACGGCGTCGTGCCGTCCAACGAGGGCCGCGGCTACGTGCTGCGCCGCCTCCTGCGCCGCGCGGTGCGGGCGATGCGCCTGCTCGGCGTCGACACGCCGGCGCTGCCGACGCTGCTGCCGGTCTCGCGCGACGCGATGTCCCCGTCGTACCCGGAGCTGGCGCGCGACTTCGACCGCATCGCCCGGGTCGCGTACGCGGAGGAGGAGGCGTTCCTGCGCACGCTGGTGTCCGGCACCTCGATCCTCGACCAGGCCGTCTCCGAGGCGAGGACCGCGGGCGCGTCCGGCACCGCGCCGCTGCTGTCGGGCGAGAAGGCGTTCCAGCTGCACGACACCTACGGCTTCCCGATCGACCTCACCCTCGAGATGGCGGCCGAGCAGGGCGTCTCCGTCGACGAGAAGGCCTTCCGGACGCTCATGCAGGCGCAGCGCGACCGCGCCCGGGCGGACGCCCTGGCCAAGCGCGCGGGCCGCACGGACACCGCGGCGTACCAGGACCTGCACGCGACCCTCAGCGGCTCCGGCGGCAAGCCCGTCGAGTTCGTCGGCTACGACCGCACCACGTCCCGCTCGCGCGTCGTGGGCCTGCTGGTCGACGGCGTGCCCGCCCCGGCGGCGACCGCGCCCGCGGACGTCGAGGTCGTCCTGGACGTCACCCCGTTCTACGCCGAGATGGGCGGCCAGCTCGCCGACCACGGCACGATCGTGCTCGACGGCGGGGCGACGATCGAGGTCGACGACGTGCAGGCGCCGGTCAAGGGGCTGCCGGTCCACCGCGGCCGCCTCGTCGAGGGCACCGTCACGCTGGACGAGCCGGGTGTCGCGGCGATCGACACGGAGCGCCGGATCGCGATCAGCCGCGCGCACACCGCGACGCACATGGTCCACAAGGCGATCCAGGAGGCGCTCGGCCCGAGCGCGACCCAGGCGGGCTCGGAGAACGCCCCGAGCCGCGTGCGGTTCGACTTCCGCTCCGGCCAGGCCGTCCCGCAGGGCGTGCTGTCCGAGGTCGAGGGCCGGGTCAACACCCGGCTGCAGGAGGACCTCGAGGTCACCGACGCGGTCATGCCGATCGCGGAGGCGCGGGCGCTCGGCGCCATGGCGCTGTTCGGCGAGAAGTACGGCGACCAGGTGCGCGTCGTGTCGATCGGCGGCGACTGGTCGCGCGAGCTCTGCGGCGGCACCCACGTGCGCCGCTCGGGCGAGCTCGGCCTCGTGACGCTGCTCGGCGAGTCGTCCATCGGCTCCGGCGTGCGGCGCGTCGACGCCCTCGTCGGTGACGGGGCGTACGGCTTCCACGCCAAGGAGCGCGCGCTGGTGGGGCAGCTCTCGGGCCTGCTCGGGGCGCGCCCCGACGAGCTCGCGGACCGCGTGTCCTCGCTGCTCACGCGGCTCAAGGAGTCCGAGAAGCAGCTCGCGTCCGCGCGCGCCGCGCAGGTCCTCGCGGCGGCGGGCGGTCTCGCCGCGTCGGCCGAGGAGGAGGCCGGCGTGCGCGTCGTGACGCACGACGCCGGCGAGGCCACGGCGGACGACCTGCGCACGCTGGTGCTCGACGTCCGGAACCGGCTCGGAGAGTCCTCGCCGGCGGTCGTCGCCGTCGGCGGCGTCGCGAAGGGCCGGCCC
- the rpsD gene encoding 30S ribosomal protein S4: MSNVTRSRRQVRLSRALGLALTPKAVKHFEKRPYPPGEHGRARRRTESDYAVRLREKQRLRAQYALREKQLARAYEAARKAPGLTGEALVEDLETRLDALVLRAGFARTILQARQVVVHRHVLVDGKIVDRPSFRVKEGQTLQIKPKSQTTVPFQVAAAGAHRDVLPAVPGYLDVQLEKLSAVLTRRPKRAEVPITCEVQLVVEYYAR, from the coding sequence GTGAGCAACGTGACCCGTTCGCGCCGCCAGGTGCGCCTCTCGCGCGCCCTGGGCCTCGCGCTGACGCCGAAGGCCGTCAAGCACTTCGAGAAGCGCCCCTACCCGCCCGGTGAGCACGGCCGCGCCCGCCGCCGCACCGAGTCGGACTACGCCGTGCGTCTGCGCGAGAAGCAGCGTCTGCGCGCCCAGTACGCGCTGCGCGAGAAGCAGCTCGCCCGCGCCTACGAGGCCGCCCGCAAGGCCCCGGGCCTGACCGGTGAGGCGCTCGTCGAGGACCTCGAGACCCGCCTGGACGCGCTGGTGCTCCGCGCCGGCTTCGCCCGCACCATCCTGCAGGCCCGCCAGGTCGTCGTGCACCGCCACGTGCTGGTCGACGGCAAGATCGTGGACCGCCCGTCGTTCCGCGTGAAGGAGGGCCAGACCCTCCAGATCAAGCCGAAGTCGCAGACGACGGTCCCGTTCCAGGTGGCCGCCGCCGGTGCGCACCGCGACGTGCTGCCGGCCGTCCCGGGCTACCTGGACGTGCAGCTCGAGAAGCTCTCGGCCGTGCTGACCCGCCGCCCGAAGCGCGCCGAGGTGCCGATCACGTGCGAGGTCCAGCTGGTCGTCGAGTACTACGCCCGCTGA
- a CDS encoding DUF948 domain-containing protein, whose translation MLGDIAGLIAAIAFVLLVGALAVPLVKLGRVLDETRTSVREITEHTVPILDEAATTVSATNTQLERVDAITTSAAQVTQNVSALTSLFAATVGGPMIKVAAFSYGVRRALSGLGKGRSAR comes from the coding sequence ATGCTGGGAGACATCGCGGGGCTGATCGCGGCCATCGCCTTCGTGCTGCTGGTCGGCGCGCTCGCCGTGCCGCTGGTGAAGCTCGGCCGGGTGCTGGACGAGACCCGCACGTCCGTCCGGGAGATCACCGAGCACACCGTGCCGATCCTCGACGAGGCGGCGACGACCGTGTCGGCGACCAACACCCAGCTCGAGCGCGTGGACGCGATCACGACCTCCGCGGCGCAGGTCACGCAGAACGTCTCGGCGCTCACCTCGCTGTTCGCCGCGACCGTCGGCGGGCCGATGATCAAGGTCGCGGCCTTCAGCTACGGCGTCCGGCGCGCCCTGTCGGGGCTCGGCAAGGGCCGGTCGGCGCGATGA